The DNA window ATTACCGAAAGGAACCAGTTTAATTTTGGCTATCCGCAGTTGAAAGGAAACTGCCAACAGTTTAATCCATTGTCTCACTGTTTGAATGTAAGAAGATAATCTTGTCGATTAGCTTTGCAATGAGCTAGAAAATAGATTGTGCTTTAGAATTAGAAGTGTTAATTGAAACGTATATACTTACAACAGAAGAACAGGTAAAAACATCTGTACTTTCTTTTACGTTTATGACTCTTCATTTGCTTGATCACATACTGGATGATTTCTTTCATGGTGGCTCTCCTTTCTTCACTTTAAGTTCCAGACTTCAGGGACTGCATACCCCTCACTTGGATTGTACGTACTCGTTCAATTCCAGTAATGCATTTGTTAAGATAGCGTTCGACTTCTCCATATTAACGAAGATGTTCTGCAGCCTTATTAAAATTGGCAAATATAAGGGCAAGAAACGCAGACAAAGATGAAAAGTCATACCCTGATGGATTCTTTGCGACCATCCTGCAGCTCTTTGTTCCTCATAGACTCCTTAGCTATCAAAGTGTGATCAAGGCTTTCCATATATTGCAAATGcatcttccttttcctttaaatCTTTTCTCAGAGCATCAATCTCAGTATATGAATAGCTTGAACTCTCTATTGAATTCTGAGTCTGCAAGGTTTCTTTCAGCTGCATTGTCAGAGTTCAAGTAAAAACTCTTTGAGATTTGAAATAAAGCAACAGTAGGAAATGCACGAGGGGTTTAACCATCTCTGAGGTActttaagacccggcccggtggtCTGCCCGGTCCAAGaattccgggttttgaccgggtctcaaaatttattttttaattttttttttaaaaaaatcaaaacgacgtcgttttagcaaaaaaaaaaaacaaaagtataaaATCAAGCGGGTTTGAAACATGAGATGATTTCAACGGAACTAATAAAAAACCCCTTCAAATCTCGGAGAAAATCACATGCACCACCACATCATGGTGACCTTCCCCACACCATTCACCTTTCCTTTTTAGTCCCTGATCCGGCTAAAATTAAATCGAagttttatttaagttttagtttgttttctgaagcttataatgttttgaattattatatttaaattttattttatcaaatcaagtataaaataaatgtcAGATTTATTTCCTTACACTAAAAAACTCTATATTaagtaaaccaaaataaaatacaaagttcAACTTTAAATCAACTTAACGAAAAGAtatcagttttaaaaaaaaaaatagtgaaaaaaaagaagagaaaactcACAACGCAATATTAAAATCCACAATACACTGTGAGTGAAAGGTTATAGTTATTTCAcaagctattttttatttattttttaattaattttctatttaacaGGAGAATAATTTTTGGAGGTGTAAAGCGTGTTTTGCGTGCCAATTCAATCCATATTTGTCATATCATTTTACAAAACATTTTACGTTTAATGAGATGGTATCATGCCATTTTGGCCCACCTGCTAGCTCATGCTCATTACTTTCATGATATtctattatatagtttttttttctaattaattgtactaaaaaaatatcaagaaaacttAACTATCTcatatttattgataaattaaatgtGCATTTGTGATATTAGCGGCATGGGTTTGGTTTAAAGATTCATGGATGgtgagtaaataaaaaaatatatacttgtaAATTCCTTTGAGAGTATACTGAAATaagcaaattttgtttttgtaaaatttatgtTATGCCGAAGTTGACTTGCCTGTAAACCCGAGACCTGTCCGCATGTTTGCCTGGGAGAgtgcataaaaaattattttttttatttttttaaaatttatttttaacaatcaatctaaaatcataaaaattaaaaattaaaaattttaaaaatgccaAACCATCGGACTGCGCTCCGTGCTGTCTAGAGGCCGGCCAACCCTGTTTCACGCCTCTGGTCTTATTGCAAATTTATGCAAGCAGCGAGATCGATCATGGAAATTTTTTAACTATAGAAGCCGTAGAGGAGCATTTTGAACTCTAATATTCTAGAGGTAAAATACAGTTTGGACTTGTTCACATTTACTGTAAACAAAAGTAATTCAAAACCCCAGGCCCAACCAACTACAGCTgcccatataaattttttagtaCAAGAAATAATTACTAATTAACAGACAAGAGCTTGTGTTCATGTTTTACTGCTCTTAATTAAGATGAACTTCGGGTAATCTTTAAGCATTTGACAGAGAATGAAAAATTGCATGTAAATTATCCAGATTTACCTTTGCAGAGATTTCTGGGTTCAAGCATACTTCTACACGTGTTCTTGTCTCGTGACCAAGTTTGATCTCatgtataaaatgataaataaaactcaatttgaaTAATCTCAGCTAAATCATAATTCAAACATTCTAAATTGGCCAAattgatgaaaagacaatttgCAATGATGACTGCTCGTGGTCATTATGCTAAGAAATTATTGCCCATTAAAGAGTtcttaaaatacaatttcagcAATCAAAGGATGTCTGCTGTTTTGCTGCATCTGCAGGAACAAAACTCACAAGCACATACACGGTTAGAAGAATGTGACCACTACTATCCTGCCTTCAGAAAACTGTAAGGTGCATGCCTTACAGCAAACACTGAGGGAATGGACAACTGAAAATGCACATTCTACTTTTTGAAGACCAGGAGGGTCAAACTTAAGACAACATCTTTATGAAAATTGTCTGACACCAATTTCGCATGTTAGCACATGACAATTTATTCCGAGTAAGACATCCAATGAGAGCGGAAAACCAAGTTCAATATGTTACACAGAATAGGTATCTCGTACCTTAAACCAGCCAATCACTTGGCAGATTGATTTATTTCCTGGTTTCCGGATAACAGGTCTTCCAGTTTTGGGCTCGTCACTCCATCTCGGCAGTTGATTAGTTCTTTCCTGTACATACCAACAATGTTTCTAGAATAAAACTAATGCCAAAATAGGAAGCTAAGAAAAAAGTATCATGACCATTGCGTTCAAACCCTATTAATGACCTTTAGGGGTGCCTAATCATTAAAGCTAGATAACTGAGACAAATGCAGCATGCACAactggtttgaatttttaaatggtTACCCACGTCTTTGcttgtagtttttatttaaacaaaaagataGATGATTTTCAATCAATGAGCATTCCTGCAGGATGAGCTCTGAAAAACATCTCATTCTCTAAATGCCAAATTCCAGTGCTTCCTCTTTTCCTCAGATGCATTACAATCAACATGAGAGTTGAGACAACAAGGACATTATTCAGTTGAGACAGAAGTGAAACATGAAACAGAATGTACCAACCTTCAACCTTCCCTCTTGCGCTTAAATGCTTTCCATCTGCTCAATAAAAATGAGACTCCCTCTCCCAGGGTAGCCTTCTTCCCTTCTTTGTAGTTCCACAACTCTGAGATAATATATCTGCCACTGGGGTTGTATTCATTTACCTGAATTAAGGATGTCGTCACAGACATGCAAGCTTCATCACCCATCTCATCCCTCAGGCGGCttaatttttcatcttcttcatcaattaTTTCCTGCaccaacaattaaaatttaGCCATTCATTGTGAAAGGAAGCAACCATCAAGGTGCAGCATACTTGGCGAAGGGATGGGAAAAACCACAAtgagaaagaaaatagaaaatatcagaataaaattattagaacaTAAATTCAATTCTTCAAATGTAAATACTACAAGGAAACTTTTTAGCATCTCTTGGAtttcttgatatttaaaatagtttgaCAAATCAAATTGACCCGATTAACACATTGTCATGGCCGCTTACTTTTAAGACAGAAAGCAGACATTCATACACCATTCAAGAAAAGTGCAAGCTCGTCATAGATGGTGAAGGAAAAATTCAGAGGAAAATTCTGAAACGAGACCACATTGAAAGAAAATCTGTTCAACAAAGAGGAAACTCAATTGCTGAAATTAGATTAGTCCTAGCTCACTATATAGAAGTATTCAAAAGGGAAATGGTGCCAAGTTGTAGAGAATGTAAACTGTAGGCCCACAAGAAATATATCCTACTATGCTTGCCAAGCTTGTTTCTTGCATTGGAAACATAAAATGCATCGAAATATGCAACATTGCTCAATATGTAGCACAAATAAATGCCAATTAGGAAGACACACCTGATGTTTCCCATCAACCATAACAACTTTGAAAGGATGCCAATCTGGATCTTTAAGATATTCCTCCCACAATGAGCAAATTTCTGAAGCTCTATCCTCTGCTTCTTCATTGTTATATTTTCTCTTCATTGCTTCAAGGAATGGTTTACTATCAAGTTCTCCCATTCTCTTTACACCAATATGAGCTCGATTTGATATTTCTTTCAAGCCCTGCCAAAAAGGGGATTGGTGATATCTAACAGCCAAGAGATAGGAACAAGTACAATGAATGAGAGAGCTTCAAAAAATATCCGCTAGGCATTTAAATAATGAGTAGAATTGTGTACTCAACATGCTGGAAAATAGAAATTGCTCATAATGAGTAACATTTTGCATTGTCAGATGATGAAGTTCGATATTAACTGAAACAAATCAAATTAGAAAGAAATGAACCAATGCCAGCAACCAAACAGTTCCAATccttaattgataattaaacaactcatcatcatcatggaTTTTTAGCACTACCAACCACATGAGGGAAGACAGGAATATTCTTGACCACTCCATTCCATCCCAGGATATTTCAGCATCTACAATCCCCTAAACAACTATATGGGTTGAGTAGCGTCATCATAATGAAATGGAATATGAACCCCACCAAATTATGTTGTCACAGCTGAGAACAAAATATTCCTAGATGTATGATTGTGAAAATACCTTGTCTTCTCAGTTAAGAATGAAAAGTCATGGACTTAAGTAAACTTGGAAGAGTAGAAACTACTAACATTAATTAGTTCTTTGCGGGCATCCTGAAGCTCGTCATTGCTCTTGCGTTCCCTTACAATAAGAGTTTGGTTAAGAGCTTCTAAATCATTGagttctccttccttttctcTCAAATTCTTTATTATCGCATCCATCTTTCTCAGAACTTCTACATCACCATCATCCTCCATGTGCTTCATCACATTTAAGGCGCCTCTGAGCCGCTCTATTTCCAACTCCAGTGCTTGTTTTGCATCCAGTTGCTTTTCCAATCTAATGATTCTATTGTGAAGTTCCTCTTTTTGTCTCTGAATGGCATCAAAAATCAAAGACATAACTTCAACATGCCGTGTTATCAACATTGATAAAGATATGCTCTGCTATTTATTAAAGTACACAAAAGAATAAACCAACCTTCTGATCTTCAGCTAGTTTTAAGACATCCTCATCAGCCTTTTGTTGCTCCAAAGAAGCTAACTCAAGTGAGCTGTTTCTAACTGCATtctgaaataacaaaaaaaaaggcagaGATGGCAAACTTGTCGAATATTTGAGCAGATAATATCATAAGAAACACTTCAACTGATgctaaaataacaaatatagttACTGTGTGAAACAGCCTGTTGTAATAAATTACACCAGAGAATGCATGATACGTTTGGACTATTAAGCTAGGGATCTAAGTACATTAACATAATCAGAAATGCCACTCGAACAAACAAGAGATAGGGAAACACTATGCACAGAGTCCATCTAGTAGAGTTGCAGAAAACAATTGTTTGAAAATCATACCTTGTGAGTGGAAaggaaaagatttatttttctctaaagCATTTATTGAACAGAGACAATGGATAGAACCATGGAATCCCAAAAATATGACCCCTTGAGGAAAAAGGATATAATCAACTCCAACTCCAAAGCATgcaaaattatttagaaaacagCGAGGATGCTTCAATCAATCAGCACTAAAGAAAACTGTATCTGAAGTAACAGGTTGAGGTGAACTCTAGTATAAAAAGCGattagttttcaaattttttggtGGGGCCAGGACTTTAGTTGACTGTGACAGCATGTTTTTCCATTCAAGCTTTGATAATATCATTAACAGAATGCAGTGTAAGCAAGATTGATCATTTTATATGCTCTTCCTCTTCAACGAAACGATGAAATCAGGTCCGCAATAATAAATAGTTGACACCATTTACCTTCTATTTTCTactatttatgattttaagttATTGGTTTCACCTCTTCACATGCCAGAACATGAGAATATGCATACAAGAGTCATTCCACTCAAGCACCAAGGAACGCACCTTTTCAATCTCTTCAGAAAGAATTCGTCTGTCACTTTCATTTTTGGCTTCACGCTTCTCCAATTCTGATCCACGCATCTCAAGCTCTTTTTTGTGAGATTCTAGTTGCAACTTAATCTTTTCATGGTCATTCAATATCTTCTGAAAGTGATCCCTTGCACCcgtttgaatttttcttatctCTGCAAATGATCATATGCATGCAGCATGAATCAATTTGTATACAGCAGCATGGTACCGGAAAGAAATAAGCAACTATTTCCTGCGGATTGTGCACACGAACGAGTGTAACAGCTTAAAACCTAAattattaatcaagaaaaggTTGTATTACTTTTTACAAAGTAGAGAAAATATTGCCTTAAGTGGTATAACAGAACACACCTTCATTATAAGCATGAAGAAGCTTCTCTTTTTCTTGAACCAACTTGTTGAGGGAGGCTGAAGTCTCAGAACATCTCAACTCCATCTCTTTCAAGTACCTATTCTTGGTCTCAATAACATTTGTGAGATTGAATACAAGCTTGTCCTGTTTTCGGGCTTCTTCCTCTATGAGATCAGAAATTGTTCTAACGTCACCAATTTTTCT is part of the Populus alba chromosome 10, ASM523922v2, whole genome shotgun sequence genome and encodes:
- the LOC118059707 gene encoding protein INVOLVED IN DE NOVO 2 isoform X1 — protein: MDHSSDEEIDASGSDSEMDEYENEAYEELKDGKLRVKISDETFACPFCPQKKRYLYKDLLQHASGVGKSRSEKRSTKEKANHLALVKYLEKDLTAAGRTSKPVGETGPHSDCSHVEKMDVSQSETDNCEDKSYEELKNGNHQVKISDETFTCPYCPTKKRKRDYAYQDLLQHATGVGKSLSEKRTAKEKADHLALVKYLEKDLAAAGSSSKPAGKTENLSSCSQNDKFVWPWTGIAVNLPTRRAEDGRFVGESGSKFRDELKSRGFNPTRVHPLWNFRGHSGTAVVEFNKDWPGLHNAISFEKAYEADQQGKKEWFANSGEKSGIYCWVARSDDYNSNNIIGEHLRKIGDVRTISDLIEEEARKQDKLVFNLTNVIETKNRYLKEMELRCSETSASLNKLVQEKEKLLHAYNEEIRKIQTGARDHFQKILNDHEKIKLQLESHKKELEMRGSELEKREAKNESDRRILSEEIEKNAVRNSSLELASLEQQKADEDVLKLAEDQKRQKEELHNRIIRLEKQLDAKQALELEIERLRGALNVMKHMEDDGDVEVLRKMDAIIKNLREKEGELNDLEALNQTLIVRERKSNDELQDARKELINGLKEISNRAHIGVKRMGELDSKPFLEAMKRKYNNEEAEDRASEICSLWEEYLKDPDWHPFKVVMVDGKHQEIIDEEDEKLSRLRDEMGDEACMSVTTSLIQVNEYNPSGRYIISELWNYKEGKKATLGEGVSFLLSRWKAFKRKREG
- the LOC118059707 gene encoding protein INVOLVED IN DE NOVO 2 isoform X2 — its product is MDHSSDEEIDASGSDSEMDEYENEAYEELKDGKLRVKISDETFACPFCPQKKRYLYKDLLQHASGVGKSRSEKRSTKEKANHLALVKYLEKDLTAAGRTSKPVGETGPHSDCSHVEKMDVSQSETDNCEDKSYEELKNGNHQVKISDETFTCPYCPTKKRKRDYAYQDLLQHATGVGKSLSEKRTAKEKADHLALVKYLEKDLAAAGSSSKPAGKTENLSSCSQNDKFVWPWTGIAVNLPTRRAEDGRFVGESGSKFRDELKSRGFNPTRVHPLWNFRGHSGTAVVEFNKDWPGLHNAISFEKAYEADQQGKKEWFANSGEKSGIYCWVARSDDYNSNNIIGEHLRKIGDVRTISDLIEEEARKQDKLVFNLTNVIETKNRYLKEMELRCSETSASLNKLVQEKEKLLHAYNEEIRKIQTGARDHFQKILNDHEKIKLQLESHKKELEMRGSELEKREAKNESDRRILSEEIEKNAVRNSSLELASLEQQKADEDVLKLAEDQKRQKEELHNRIIRLEKQLDAKQALELEIERLRGALNVMKHMEDDGDVEVLRKMDAIIKNLREKEGELNDLEALNQTLIVRERKSNDELQDARKELINGLKEISNRAHIGVKRMGELDSKPFLEAMKRKYNNEEAEDRASEICSLWEEYLKDPDWHPFKVVMVDGKHQNFPLNFSFTIYDELALFLNGV